The Sebastes fasciatus isolate fSebFas1 chromosome 22, fSebFas1.pri, whole genome shotgun sequence genome includes the window GACAGACATCGCCTCGGCCAGCGGGTGGCGGCGGATGCTGAGGATCCGTCCGACCCGCAGGTCCAGTCGTGACACGTCAACGCGAGGCTCCGCCTCCAACGAGAGAGGGTCAGAGGTGGGACGagctggaagagagagagagaggtcaagTCAGTCTTTtccttcccttccttcctttcctcatCTGTGCCCTCCCTCCTCATCtcacctttcctctctcctctcctcctcctgctctgtctgtctctgcggTCATGTGATGCTCCAGCAGGGGAGGAGGGTTGATTGACAGGTGTTGTGGAGGCGGGGCTAATAGATGGAGGAGGCGTGGCCGGAGAGAGCAACGCTTTggctgaaagacagaaaaacattCAGGAATGAATTTAATGTATCTGGCTGGTTTCTCTTTAATCTTTTGGACAAATCTCCAAAAGATTTTGACTTAATAAAGTTCttattaaattaaaagaatCCACTTTGTTCTTTAAATGTGACCACAGTCGACGCTGAACCTCAGCGGCTCAGAGGGAAAGACAATCATGCACAGTTGTCCCTGTGTGTCCGTCTCTGTTCCTGTCTTTGTGAGGACTGGGTATTTTTGAAAAACTAGGAACTTTTtcaatgtgaagacattttttagaaGTCTGAAAATTTGGGGGACTAAAGGACATTTTTGGAGAGTGAGGACATTCTATGGAAAGTAAAGGTTTTGGAACTTGATGGCATTTATTGAGAAGTGAAGATGTTATGGAAAGTTACAACATTTTGGAAAAGTgaggacttaaagggactgtttgtaacttcttacacgtataaatcattgcgggtcggtgtcccatgcgcgctcgctgttaacaagcatttcggattcttacaaacagtccctttaaatgcaaGTGAGGACAAAAATGGGGACATTCTATGGAAAGTAAGGATACTTTTGGAAAAGTGAGGAACTTTTTTAATGTGAACACTTTTTGGAAGTCTAAAACTTTTGGAGACATTTTGAATAGTTTGGACATTCTATGGAAAGTAGGGATATTTTAGAAAATGTAGGAACTTTTTGAATGTGAAGACATGTTTCTAAAGTGTGAGAATTTGGGGGACATAAGGACATTTTTGGAGAGTGAGGACATTCtatggaaagtgaggacattttggaacTCGATGGCATTTATTGAAAAGTGAGAATGTTAtagaaagtgaggacattttgggaaaGTCAAGAACTTTTTTGAACTTGAAGACATTTTTTTGGAAGTGTGAGAATTTGGGGACATTTGAGGTTTAAGACTTGAATCAGGTTTAGGGTTTGGGACTGCATGATGTCATTGACGGTCCTCAGAAGTATAGAAGTGTGTTGATGTACCGGTGCGTCTCCTCTGTTTGTCATGCAGCTGAGTTCTCAGCTGCTCGATGTCTTTCTTCAGTTTTCCGTTTTCCACCAGCAGCTTCTTCTGATCTCTGACTGACGCCTGCAgcactaaaacaaacaaacaaacacacatatatacagattTAATCTCATCCACGAGGGGGCGCAGTATCTGGTTGAACATCAACCTTTTGCACAATGTTGCAGCATTTTTAATCAACTCTTTGTTGGATTCACagatttagtttcagtttcagaCACGTGAGCTTTAAATTAAAGCAAAGAAACACAGAAGATATGAATGCATTGATTAAAGTTACAACATGTCTCCTGCAGCGGTTGACTTGGATTCAAAGGATTTAGCATTTTAGGGGATGCATTTACTTTGTTGGGATCTTCATGAATACAGGATCAgtttattaaccatttatttAATTGGTATGTAACTTAGTGATATAACGTTCTCCTCTGTGACTAGCGGACAACACATGCTCATGTATTTGCTCTTACGGGCTTTCTCTCTCGCCAGCAGGGCTTGAGTTTTTAAATACTCCACGATCTGCTCGCCGTCCTCCGGGTCGAGTTTTATGAGAGCGGCTGCCAGGCTGAGGGAAAGACAAACAGGAGGTTAGACAACAAGCAACAGTGGGAAGAAATGGAGACAAAAGTCCATTTTCTTAAAGAAAGACCCTAATatgaaaaaagtttaaattaatttaaacctCAAGTCAATTAAGACAAGTTCAAATCGAGTCTCAAGTCAGTTGTGAAATGTCTAGtcagtctaatctaatctaaactGAAACAGGTTCATGTCAAGTGTCTTCTACTTTGCTCTTTCttataaaaagtgaaaaaatctGCTCGTGCAATAGGAAGATTTAAACCTGTTTTTAAATGCAAATCAACGTGTATCATCTATTCTAGATCATTTTTAGTTAAAAAttaagttaaaataaaaacacattgaaaTACGCTGCAAAGGAAGGTTTCCATATTAGACAGGTTTATGTACGACTTTATAAACTAGCTGCTGCTCACACAGTAATGCATCAGAGATAATAATCCTATTATACGTTTTGATGTGATTCTGCTCATCATACTTCTATACTGagattttcaatgcaggactttgactTAGTGGAGTATTTTACATTGCTGTTTAACTATTACTTCACACAGGTGAGTTGTATTTCAGAGGAAACAACCGGAGTAAAGATGAGAGACTGAGCAGGTCACTAAAAGAAAGACATGAAAGCACAGAAAGAGGCGTCATTGAAGTTTTGATAGATGTTATCTGTGATGGAGGAGAATACATATTAATACCATCAAAGAACTGCATACACACACTGAAACCAGCCTATTTGCATAATGATGAACAGAGAGCTACTGACGCAGCCGTCTGGttaacatttacatacacaaacacacccgaCTGTCACTATTAAAGGGGAAATCCCCTCCATAAAACacctccatagataccaacaacttttctttccgaTGACCGATGTCTACGTACGCAAAGACCCAATGTAGAATATAAACATTGGAGTGTATCCAGCCCTTTACTCTAATCTTAACCAAATCCAAAAAGTCTGATCCCTTAATTATAATGTTCGGCGTTGTGAGGACCCGACTCTGACCCGACCAAATGGTCGTtgagtccccacaatgtgagtaaaacaaacccacacacacaccagcagcagctgctgaacCAGTGAAATACAGAAAGAAACTCAACAGCTGCAGTCGGACCTCCGGctataaataacatcagctggtACGAGACAGACGAGACAACAGCGGTGGGAGAAGCACTCAGAccgtttactgaagtaaaagtagaagTACTACAGCGTAGAAATACTCTGGTatgagtaaaagtcctgaaatCAAAATGttactaaagtaaaaatacCAAACAGATCAAAAGTAGATGTACTCGTTGTGCAGAATAGCTCCAttcaaaatgtttattatatatttattattggatttATATTCCTGATTTGTTTCAGTCCAAGCAGCATCTGAATTTTAggagctaattttaacaaatatatgtattgttGTTGTGTAGTTTCATCTATAAATACGTATAAACTGATCGTACGTTTAGTGTCTGACATAAAAAATCTTGacctgaaaagtaactaaaaatGAACCTATAACAAAATGTTATAGCGATCTTAacgtttatagatgttttaaaaacagtctcttaaacgtttacaaataatttcataatcattaacaaatacatataatatagtatatacaatattataatgTGCGCAACAATAAACTGCCTAAATAACTTAtttaaattatagcattactaataattagtaaacattattatttagcatttcattgtttgttaacaataaaataactatAACGTATAAAATCTTGACCTTAAAAGTAAttaagctgtcagataaatgtagtggagtaaaaagtactatAGTTCCCTCAGAAATGTAGTAAAAGTCGTATAAAAGTAGcgtaaaaaaatggaaatactccttaaatttgtacttaagcgctgaacttgagtaaatgtacttcaagacaacacacataaaaaatattCATAAGAAATTAAATACTAGAGGAGAATTAATCAAAAAggaaacaacaataaaacattatttaaagagAAAACAGCACCTTTAATATACCACGTTATTAAAAGTGCTCTTGAAATCAATAAAAGAATCAATACCACTTCATACTTTCTGAAGAGAGAAATGATCCACTTTGACGGCCCacagaatttttttgttttgttttgccatgAAAAACACCCCAAAAACTAAAGCCACTTTACTCAAAAAAATAcgcaataatttttttttttttaaaaagaattatAATTacgacataaataaataaataataaaacatagataaataaataaatagataaatagataaattgatagatgaatagataaatagataaataaatagataaatagataaatagataaataaataaatagataaataaataaatagataaataaatagataaataaataaatagataaataaataaataaataaataaataaataaatagataaataaataaataaataaataaataaataaataaatagataaataaataaataaatagataaataaatagataaataaataaataaatagataaataaataaatagataaataaatagataaatagatagatgaatagataaatagataaataaatagattaataaatagataaatagatagatgaaaagatgaatagataaataggtaaataaataaataaacaaataaataaataaaacaaaaataagaataatcCAGTGAATGCGCCagcaaaaatcacaaaaaattTTAGAcaggttcaggtgactttattattattattattattaccaaaGGCACTGTAGACAACAGTGGCTTTAAAAACACACTCCAAGCAGACTTCTGATTTAACCTTTAAATACCCTCTGCCAGGTGTTGATCTCTTCATATTGTCTGTATTAATAAACACTCCTTTTACTAAACAGACTATAGAACACACACACGGGTTAGTCGGTCGTACCTCGGGTGGAACAGGTTGTCGGCGTTGTCCATGTTGGTCGATGTTGTCGGTCGGCCGGTCGGAGACAGAAAGCTCAGAGTTTGTCTTCAGCTGAGACACACGGAGACACTCGGCTGTCAGCTGTCCGTATCCATCGCCAGCTGCtcggaggtcaaaggtcaaacacCTCCCCTTTAAAATCACACAACAAGCCAGGAGGAGATCTCAGCGAGCGCTCTAATATAACCTTTATACAATCCTTTCATTTGAGTTTGTGAAAACTCTGCTGTTTATATTACATATTGTACTTTGTActctgcagtggtggaagaagtactcagatccttcaGTTACAGtgagttaaagtactaataccaagCTTATagtactaataacatactgtaaaaatactctgttacaagtaaaagtcctgcattcagaaCATTATGTAcgtaaaagtattatcagcagtTATTCAAGATTCACTGTGAAGTCAAATtatccctgtcagtgttttattaatattattgttatcattgttatcattattatcattattattattattagtagtagtagtagtagtagtagtagtagtagtcgtagtattAATATCATGCTACTGAGAGTCAGTCcagcagtgtgtttttttttcagtccatAATCAGCCCCCTCTGGTGGAGGAaaccagtactacagtacaacattactacagtactacagtacaacagtactacagtaccacAGTACAACAGTACCACAGTGCCACAGTACAACAGTACAACAGTACCACAGTACAACAGTACAACAGTAcaacagtactacagtactacagtacaacagtactacagtaccacAGTACAACAGTACCACAGCACAACAGTACAACAGTACAACAGTACCACAGTACAACAGTAcaacagtactacagtaccacAGTACAACAGTACCACAGCACAACAGTAcaacagtactacagtaccacagtacaacagtacaacagtacaacagtacaacagtacaacagtactacagtaccacAGTACCACAGTACAACAGTACAACAGTACAACAGTACAACAGTACCACAGTACCACAGTACAACAGTACAACAGTACAACAGTACAACAGTAcaacagtactacagtaccacAGTACCACAGTACCACAGTACAACAGTAcaacagtactacagtaccacAGTAcaacagtactacagtaccacagtacaacagtacaacagtactacagtaccacAGTACCACAGTACCACAGTACAACAGTACAACAGTACAgcagtactgcagtactacagTACCACAGTACAACAGTACAACAGTACAACAGTACCACAGTACCACAGTACAACAGTACAACAGTACAACAGTAcaacagtactacagtaccacAGTACCACAGTACAACAGTACAACAGTACAACAGTAcaacagtactacagtaccacagtacaacagtacaacagtacaacagtacaacagtactacagtaccacAGTACCACAGTACAACTACTACAGcaaaaataatgatgataaaatgtgacataaatggatttttctgttttaatttgcttttttatttatttgtctttttattaattcccttaattatttactcttctgtttaatttttccctatttttattcatgtatttatttttatttaatttcaaatgtattgatttattcatttttgcatttcgtatttgtttatttttttaatttgtgtatttagttttttttgtatatatataaggcAAAATTAGCAATttaataatcacaattaataattaatgactatatttatttgtaattctatttttgctacattattacaaaagtaaatgaataaatgactcgataataactaaataaatatttctttaaatgtaacaaaatatattaaatacaatattaaaaataaatgtagccattaattcatttccatttaattatttgtctttgtattaattccctttttttaactcttctgtttatttttcccttttatttatctatgtatttattttattaaattttaaattattttttatgtcaccattaataattcattaatggctatatttattttgtaatattatttttgctacattattacaaaaataaattaataaatgactcgataaataaataacaaaaataacattaaaattagaatattatgtttattaatttcccttatttatttattcttctgtttaatttcacatttatttattaatatattatttattttattattttttaaatttttttttcatttatttcatatttatttttaaatgcatttgtttatttatttatttatttatgcatcattttccctttgcattcaACCCCTCATTTATTTCCcctaacttatttatttactcatgcagatggatggatggatctttATATTTCAGGTGAGTCGTCACCGGAAGCTGCAGCACCATATTTGGAGTGTAAACTGGTTCCTTCCTTGCACACGCCCAGGTGCGCGCTCACAGTGAATCagagctgagaggaggaggaagaggaggaggaggaggagagtttctggagaggaagaggagaacagACTGTGAGTtgtgagaggaagaagagaaaagcTGCAGTTTCAGGTGAGTTATGTTTTATTCTTCAGCTgtgagttgatgtgtttttaccTGTTGGAGGTTTAAAAGAAGCCGAAACGTTCCGACAGGTGAGCTCAGGTGAGCTCTCACTTCCTGTTGACGTCGACTACATGAAGGACGTTGTTGTCCAACTTTTACCTGAGTTGTAAACTCAACTCTTCACGACGCTTCATCCACAGTTTGACATGTTGAAGTCTTTTATCGGGTAGAAACATTCACTGCTGCTCACCTGAGAACAGAAGAGCGACGTCAGAGTAACGTCAGAGTAACGTCAGAGTAACTTTTACTGTAAtacctgtttttttgtttcttccgTTTAAAACGATCAACTCAGTATTCATCATCTGGttcataaaaacatttaaagttaTCTAATATTTAATATGATGATGAAAATCAGCAAAAAACCTCTTcacatgtctatgtatatatatgtatatatatatatgtgtatgtaattgtgtgtgtgtgtgtatatatgtatatatatacacacacacacacaattacatacacatatatatatgtatatatatatatgtgtatgtaattgtgtgtgtgtgtgtgtatatatatatatatatatatatatatatatatatacatatgtatatatatgtgtgtatgtgcatactttatatatacagtatatacatatacacacacacaaatatacacgtgtgtgtgtgtgtatgtgtgtatatatatatatatatatatatatatatatatatatacgtatgtgtgtttactgtatatatgtgtatatatatatgcagttgtatatactgtatatgtatgtgtgtgcgtgtgtgagtgtgtgtatatatatatatatatatatatatacacacacacacagatatacaggtatatgtatacatatacgtattgtgtgtatataaatacatatatgtatatatgtaaatatatatatatatatttgaatacatatctatgtatttagtTTATGGTGCGTTTATTTagtaataaaacaataagttgATTAATGAAGTTGATAGTAGACATTCTGattatagatttatttatttatctggcAAAAAAAACGTCCACATTAAATTAACTCGTTCAAGTTTTCTCAAAAAGAGAAATATtcgctgcttttctctgttttttttatttataatttttaaattgaatatttgggGTTATTTggaccaaaacaaataaatttgAAGACTTTCAACTTAAAACACTGaattaatcagaatcagaaatactttattgatccccggagCGTTACAGCTGCTCTGATAtacaaacataaagaaatgtaataaaatagtacataatactacaatataaacacaatgtATGTGAAGAAATATCAGAAAGTAAtcaaatgagaatataagaaatatgtacaaatatttgcaataAAACGTGCAATATATAACTAAtagtgtaaataagtaaatactaaatactaataataataaatagataaataaagtgTAGATTTGTTGCAGCCCTGCGTCCGGTACCagcgctcctctctctccccctctctctctctctctctctctctcctgtcggTGAATCAGCTGTAATTGAGTTCTCGTGGTCTTAACTTCATTACAGTTAAAGTCTCTGTTATTCTGCAGGCcgtaaacaggaagtgacacgTTACTGATGCTGTTAAATGCATCTTTAATATAATGTCACCAAGCAGCTGCTGAAATGGAAACGTCGACTTTAAACAACAAATATTCAAATTTCCAGCTTTCATAAAGGAGTTTATTTATGTATCCAACTTTATCTTTCTTTAGTTATTCCTCTTATTGAAATAATAACTGTGCTCATTTTacactgttttatattattggatATTAACATTTTTACGTCCCTCAAAGAAGAGtgttgggaaaaaaagactttaaattaatattttgatGAGCGATTAATCTTTTCAATAATTCTTCaagcaaaaacaccaaaaactTTCTCTGTTAAATCCAACATATTTAGGTTTTAaactttatatttatacatttatatgagttactttacagatcaagattttttaaataaatattaaaaatataatatataatataataataaaaatataataatatattatagatatgatgttttgttttaaattaaattcccaGACAATTTATACTGCGGctgatttttaatttaaaaattgtTTGACTTTTCTGAGGACCTTTGATTATATAAAACTGTATTTCCACTCAGAATGATCCTGCCTGACGAGTTTCAAGCAGCAGGTTGTTGTTTCCACGAAGAAGTGAAAGTGTTGAACAGTCCAACACGTGTGTGTTTCAGCAAACATTCACTTCAGTGTGAACTGCagtcggagcagcagcagcaggagaggaggtATTTAGCAGGAGACGGAGACACAAATCAGTGTTGTCTCCGTCTGCAGCGAGTTTTAGTCCAAAACATGATTATTGTTTtacctgaaacacaaacactgactgactgaactgCTGCTTctctttcagtgtttcagtctCAATAAAAAACACTATATTTTATTAAAGGAAATAGTGactttgttggggactattttcagtggtgGATTAATCCATATTACGATACCTGTTAGTAGATACATTCACTGTTGGGCCGACTCTGCacataaaaactatttaaaaaaaattaattaaaaaacataaagtaaaataaaacaaaaaataataaagtaaaaaataaaatacaataaaaaaatttaattaaaaacaaaaagtaaaataaaacaaattatattaataatacaattagaataagttaaattaaattaataatataaataataaaaataaaaagtaaagtaaaaaacaataataaaaaataaaaataagttaaatcaaattaatataaatactaaaaagcaaaataaagtaataaataataataaaataagttaaattgaattataaatatgaataaataaaatgtaaaaaatattaaaagaaataaataaaaaatataattcaataaaataataataataatataatgaaataaataaaatatataaagtaaaataaaatattaaaaataataaaataagtaaaataaaaaaaaaaaatattgaaatattgtGTCAATCTAAAACTTGAGTTATGGTACCGATACCGAAACGAGGGATGCAACTAATTTCCAATTAATCTGACAATTAAATTAAGTTTCTTATTGTCAAAGTGACGTCTTTAAATCTGTTcatccaaaaacacaaacagattcagctatatatgtgtatatatatatatatatatatatatatatacactgaatCCTcacaaccacagaagaagaagacaaaattACTTAAAACGATCAATCAGTTATCAAATTAGttggattaatcgattaaacaaaacaatactTTTATAAACCACACTTTGAGAttcataaacattatttatttatttttttttatttgcaaagagcTTCAAACCGTCTTCTCAGATTAACGGTGACGTCAGCTGACGGACGAAGAGTCAGGTTTCTGTTTGATGACGTCAATGCTGTTTAACTCGTTTTCTACCCGAAgtcacaagtgtgtgtgtgtgtcagcctctGTGACACtaacaggatgtgtgtgtgtgtgtgtgtgtgtgtgtgtgtgtgtgtgtgtgtgtgtgtgtgtgtatttaaggtgtgtgtgttggtgggtgTGTTTCACAGGGAGTGCCTCCCTCAGGTTACTTAACAGTCAAACAGTCAAGATTCATTCTCACAACAGGCTGGTTCctggtgtgtgtgactgtgtgtgtatatgtatacgtgtgtgtgtgtgtcgctgtctgtgtttgtgtctatgtctgtgtgtgtgtgtgtgggtatgtctgtgtgtgtgtgtgtgtgtgtgtgggtgtgtctgtgtgtctgtgtctgtgtgtatgtgcatacgtgtgtgtgtgtgtgcagtaggtTAGTAACCCGTCTGAACTCGATTAACTGCAGAGATAAAGAAAATTCCTGCATCCAACCGCCGTGGAGTTCAgccggtgtgttttcagttcagttcagaacTTCATTGTGAATTTCTTCGATTTAGTGACGGACAGTTACCACGACAACGACACAGACGCTGCTGTAAAACGCAGCTCTTTACAGGAGCAGGTCACAGAGCGGCCGCGTGAGGTCGGATCGGATGCGATCAGCTGGCGACGTGTAGGTGGAATATAAAGTTTAATGAATGAAACGTGAGTTCTTCAGAAATGAAGTTCTGCACGAGACGGAGAAACAACTTTAATCTGTTTTAAAGGCCGTTTCTCTTAtcaagtaaaaatgttttttttatttcaggttTTTGCTGACTCGTCCTGATCGACCAATCACCTGCCTTCCGTGTGACCTCACCAGTTGAACTCCAGATATTGATCAGATTATTGATCAGTCAGTCGATGACCCCGGACTGTTGGAATACTGTTATTGATCGCTGATACTGGACCAGAGCAACCGATACCTGATGAAGGAATATCAAACCTCCAGAGACGACTAAAGCTGCGTTCTAATTGGTCACTTTGCGAAGCCTGTGATTGGCTGGTGAACCAGGAAACTCGTCCTTATTGGTCAGAGAGTCATTAAAGGAAAAACGATGGCCGCGTCGGAGCTGATCCGGGACGACGACGATGTGCGCCCCCATGTGGAAGTTAACGTGACCACAATAAATCCCGAGGCACCTCCGAGTGTTGCCAACGGTAACCCGACCCGCCACGACTCCCCGACGCCGCCCTCCGCCGACGACGCCCACGACGGCAAAAAGCAGCAGCCGGAGGGCAGCAGACTGAGCAACCTGCTGAAACAGAACCAGCTGATCCACTCGCTGAGCAGCGGGCTGCGGCGGCACTGCGACTACGTGAAGATCACCGTGCCGGAGGAGCGGGCCAACCACCTCCCCAAGGAGTGGTGGAAGACGGGCGTGGCCTTCCTCTACGCCCTGTTCATCCTCGTCTTCACCACCGTCATCATCACCGTCGTCCACGAGAGGGTGCCGGACAAGTCGGTGAGCCCGCCGCTGCCCGACAAGTTCTTCGACTACGTGGACCGCGTGCCCTGGGCCTTCACCGTCACCGAGGTCAACGGGCTCATCCTCTGTGGACTCTGGCTCGTCCAGCTGCTCTTCCTCAAACACAAGTACGACCAGCAGCTGGAATACATGTGGTTAAAGTACCAATAGAAGTACTGGCAGTACCAGTAGAAGTACCGGCAGTACCGGTAGAAGTACCAGCAGTACCAGTAGAAGTACCAGCAGTACCATTAGAAGTACGGGCAGCTACTGGCAGTACCAGTAGAAGTACCAGTAGAAGTACTGGCAGTaccagtagaagtacagcagtaccAGTAGAAATACTGGCAGTACCAGTAGAAGTACCAGTAGAAGTACTGGCAGTACCAGTAGAAGTACTGTTAGTACCGTATAGCCGGGGCTTcggagtacttttactttgatttaactgcattttgctgataattCTTCTGCACTTTAACTCAAGTAGCATTATGAAtttaggacttttacttttggttgtACATTTAAAGAACATTTAAGAGTCGTAAAGTACCGTACTTATTATGTATTTCCATATGATGCTAGCCTAAAAGTAGTAAGCTTCGCGTAAAGGTAGCTCTTTCTGTGTCTGCAGAGCGATCGTGGGTCGTCGCTGTTTCTTCCTGATCGGGACGCTCTACATGTATCGCTGCGTCACC containing:
- the aimp1b gene encoding aminoacyl tRNA synthase complex-interacting multifunctional protein 1 yields the protein MDNADNLFHPSLAAALIKLDPEDGEQIVEYLKTQALLAREKALLQASVRDQKKLLVENGKLKKDIEQLRTQLHDKQRRRTAKALLSPATPPPSISPASTTPVNQPSSPAGASHDRRDRQSRRRRGERKARPTSDPLSLEAEPRVDVSRLDLRVGRILSIRRHPLAEAMSVQEVDVGENAPRTVVSKLGEKTQLEELQGGLAVLLCNVKACKLRGVVSQARLLCCSTTDDAAELLTPPTGSSPGDRVTFLTYPGEPDRELQSKQRIWELLQPDLQVDSKGVANYKGCGFEVKGKGLCRAPSLTGCVIR
- the LOC141760806 gene encoding phosphatidylcholine:ceramide cholinephosphotransferase 2-like; translated protein: MAASELIRDDDDVRPHVEVNVTTINPEAPPSVANGNPTRHDSPTPPSADDAHDGKKQQPEGSRLSNLLKQNQLIHSLSSGLRRHCDYVKITVPEERANHLPKEWWKTGVAFLYALFILVFTTVIITVVHERVPDKSVSPPLPDKFFDYVDRVPWAFTVTEVNGLILCGLWLVQLLFLKHKAIVGRRCFFLIGTLYMYRCVTMYITTLPVPGKHMVCAPKLYNDSTGKIWRILRLISGGGLSLTGNHLMCGDFLYSGHTVMLTLSYLFIKEYSPRWMWWYRWFCWLLSASGVLCILIAHEHYSIDVVVGYFATTRTFWWYHTMANTHALRQAPNNYLSRTWWNPVFNFLERNVQTTVPVVFSWPVALPSSCRQRYRMVEAGRDE